In one Moritella sp. 5 genomic region, the following are encoded:
- the prmB gene encoding 50S ribosomal protein L3 N(5)-glutamine methyltransferase, translated as MDRIFIDEAVKELTTIQDIIRWAVSRFNDAGIFYGHGTDNAWDEAVQLILPTLHLPLDIDPQIRHAKLLTSERQKLVELIVRRVNERIPAAYLTNKAWFAGLEFFVDERVLVPRSPFAELIMNGFQPWLTHEPMRILDMCTGSGCIAIALSHAFPDSDIDAVDIEHGAIEVAEINIQDHGVENQVTPIQSDLFSNLTGLRYDMIVSNPPYVDQEDIDNLPDEFKHEPEIGLQSGFDGLELTLKMLAQAPDMLNDGGLLFVEIGNSMVHMQEKFPEVPFTWLEMQNGGHGIFVISKEQILDSMAEFAPFK; from the coding sequence GACAATACAAGATATCATCCGTTGGGCGGTTAGCCGTTTTAACGATGCGGGTATTTTTTATGGTCACGGTACTGATAACGCGTGGGATGAAGCTGTACAGTTAATCTTACCGACACTACATTTACCATTAGATATTGACCCTCAAATTCGTCATGCGAAACTGCTTACTTCTGAACGCCAAAAATTGGTTGAGCTGATCGTTCGTCGTGTAAACGAGCGTATCCCTGCAGCATATTTGACTAACAAAGCATGGTTTGCTGGTTTAGAGTTCTTCGTTGATGAACGTGTTTTAGTGCCACGCTCACCGTTTGCAGAACTGATCATGAATGGCTTCCAACCTTGGTTAACACACGAACCTATGCGTATCCTTGATATGTGTACGGGCAGTGGTTGTATTGCGATTGCACTGTCTCATGCATTCCCAGATTCAGACATTGATGCAGTTGATATCGAACACGGTGCGATTGAAGTTGCCGAAATCAATATTCAAGATCACGGTGTTGAAAATCAAGTAACACCAATTCAATCTGATTTGTTCTCGAACTTAACTGGGTTACGTTACGACATGATCGTATCGAATCCTCCTTATGTTGATCAAGAAGACATTGATAACTTACCAGACGAGTTCAAACACGAACCTGAAATCGGTCTACAGTCTGGTTTTGATGGACTAGAGCTAACGCTTAAAATGCTAGCACAAGCACCTGACATGCTAAACGACGGCGGTTTACTGTTTGTTGAGATTGGCAATAGCATGGTTCACATGCAAGAGAAATTCCCAGAAGTACCATTTACCTGGTTAGAAATGCAAAATGGCGGTCACGGTATCTTCGTGATCAGCAAAGAGCAGATCTTAGATTCTATGGCAGAGTTCGCTCCGTTTAAATAG